In Deltaproteobacteria bacterium, a genomic segment contains:
- a CDS encoding outer membrane lipoprotein carrier protein LolA, with product MPDTRTLRACSLAVILAAVSASAAGGDDAAQSAPAPKQAPAKPAQPAPPKPAAPADCAAQMTARVQARYDRMRDLEARFTQRTISQLSPAGDVSTGRVALAKPGKMRWSYEAPEPSLVVSDGRTLWIYDAVAREAQKLAVGEQFMSGAAFQFLLGDGRIADSFTVRAADCGAARVKLVLTPKGDATYEHLELVVDAASAEAQATSVVDLFGNRTEVEFSEIRYDRAPGASVFQFTPEPGVRVIELDAPAS from the coding sequence ATGCCTGACACGCGCACGCTGCGGGCCTGCTCGCTCGCCGTGATCCTCGCCGCGGTCAGCGCGAGCGCTGCAGGTGGCGACGACGCGGCGCAATCCGCGCCAGCACCGAAGCAAGCGCCCGCCAAGCCCGCGCAGCCTGCGCCGCCGAAGCCGGCCGCCCCCGCGGACTGCGCGGCTCAGATGACCGCGCGCGTACAGGCGCGTTACGACCGCATGCGCGACCTCGAGGCGCGCTTCACGCAGCGCACGATCAGCCAGCTCTCGCCCGCGGGCGACGTCTCGACCGGTCGCGTCGCGCTCGCGAAGCCCGGCAAGATGCGCTGGAGCTACGAGGCGCCGGAGCCGAGCCTGGTCGTGAGCGACGGCAGGACGCTGTGGATCTACGACGCCGTCGCGCGCGAAGCGCAGAAGCTCGCGGTCGGCGAGCAGTTCATGTCCGGCGCCGCGTTCCAGTTCTTGTTAGGCGACGGCCGCATCGCGGACAGCTTCACGGTGCGCGCTGCGGACTGCGGCGCGGCGCGGGTGAAGCTCGTGCTGACGCCGAAGGGCGATGCCACGTACGAGCACCTCGAGCTCGTCGTCGACGCAGCGAGCGCGGAGGCGCAAGCGACGTCCGTCGTGGACCTGTTCGGGAATCGCACCGAGGTCGAGTTCAGCGAGATTCGTTACGACCGCGCGCCCGGCGCGAGCGTGTTTCAGTTCACGCCCGAACCCGGTGTGCGCGTGATCGAGCTCG